One genomic segment of Cytobacillus sp. FSL H8-0458 includes these proteins:
- a CDS encoding MgtC/SapB family protein yields the protein MSSLEIEILMKLGISAVLGLVIGLERELKRKPVGLKTSLVISIVSCLLTIVSIESAYMFPGNDNINITMDPLRLAAQIVSGIGFLGAGVILRRGNDSISGLTTAALIWGAAGIGIAVGAGFYIEAMAGVALLIISVEVIPFIMGLIGPKRLREKEINLQLKVRDKKNIADIIPAVKDLDISIKHIRIKDLEDENLHLVQLIVAVDYKRRTTDVYYSVSSIPGVQCMEIDSMQ from the coding sequence ATGAGCAGTTTAGAGATAGAAATATTAATGAAGCTGGGGATTTCAGCAGTCCTGGGTCTTGTTATCGGCCTGGAGAGAGAATTAAAACGAAAGCCCGTCGGCCTAAAGACCAGTTTAGTAATTTCCATAGTAAGCTGCCTGCTGACCATTGTGTCTATTGAATCGGCATATATGTTTCCCGGAAATGATAACATCAACATAACGATGGATCCACTGCGTTTAGCCGCCCAAATTGTTTCCGGAATCGGCTTCTTGGGTGCAGGCGTTATATTGAGGCGGGGAAATGACAGCATTTCAGGTCTAACAACAGCCGCATTAATTTGGGGGGCAGCAGGAATCGGAATTGCTGTAGGAGCAGGCTTTTATATTGAAGCAATGGCCGGAGTAGCGCTGCTGATTATATCAGTTGAGGTAATTCCTTTTATTATGGGGTTAATTGGTCCCAAACGCTTAAGAGAAAAAGAAATCAACCTGCAGCTGAAAGTAAGGGATAAAAAAAATATTGCTGACATCATCCCAGCTGTCAAAGACCTTGATATATCTATAAAACATATTCGCATTAAAGATTTAGAGGATGAAAATCTGCATCTTGTACAGCTGATCGTTGCCGTCGATTACAAAAGAAGAACTACGGATGTTTATTACAGTGTTTCAAGTATTCCTGGAGTACAGTGCATGGAAATCGATAGTATGCAGTAA
- a CDS encoding DMT family transporter, with product MSDKKINPYVVLAIGVISVSTSAILVKVSSAPSGVIAFYRLLFSVLFMLPVFLIKYVPELRLITRRDWIYSIIAGVFLAFHFILWFESLNYTSVASSTVLVTLQPLFAFAGTYFFFKEKFTWKAILSGLLAILGSVIISWGDFQISGSALFGDMLAIIACALVTAYLMFGQTVRKRLSLITYTFVVYSISAITLFFYVLIAEEPLLPYGTSDWVYFILLALVPTLLGHTLFNWSVKWLSTSTISMAILFEPVGAAVLAYYLLHESIIWTQVLGGAIVIGGITLFLLDERKIRMKELKKKTTVS from the coding sequence ATGTCAGATAAAAAAATAAATCCCTATGTTGTCCTGGCAATTGGAGTCATTTCTGTCTCAACCTCAGCCATATTGGTGAAGGTATCCAGCGCTCCATCGGGAGTCATTGCGTTTTACCGGTTATTATTTTCTGTCCTATTCATGTTGCCTGTATTTCTTATAAAGTATGTTCCTGAACTTCGTCTTATTACAAGGCGGGATTGGATCTATTCCATCATTGCCGGTGTGTTTCTTGCCTTCCATTTTATTCTGTGGTTTGAGTCACTGAACTACACTTCTGTAGCCAGTTCTACAGTCCTTGTGACTCTACAGCCCCTTTTTGCGTTTGCAGGTACATATTTCTTCTTTAAAGAAAAGTTTACCTGGAAAGCAATATTAAGCGGGCTTCTCGCAATTTTAGGCAGTGTTATTATCAGCTGGGGAGATTTTCAGATCAGCGGGTCTGCTTTGTTTGGGGATATGCTTGCAATCATTGCATGTGCCCTGGTAACGGCTTACTTAATGTTTGGCCAGACAGTCAGAAAAAGACTTTCGCTCATTACCTACACTTTTGTTGTGTACAGTATTAGCGCTATTACATTATTCTTTTATGTGTTAATCGCCGAAGAACCTTTACTCCCCTATGGAACCAGTGATTGGGTATATTTTATCCTGCTCGCTCTTGTTCCCACACTGCTCGGACATACCTTATTCAATTGGTCAGTAAAGTGGCTAAGCACTTCAACCATTTCGATGGCAATTTTATTCGAGCCGGTTGGTGCTGCTGTTTTAGCTTATTATTTGCTTCATGAGTCTATTATATGGACACAAGTTCTTGGGGGAGCAATTGTAATTGGAGGAATAACTCTCTTTTTATTAGATGAGAGAAAGATTCGAATGAAAGAATTGAAGAAAAAAACAACGGTTTCCTGA